Proteins encoded within one genomic window of Halopiger aswanensis:
- a CDS encoding cytochrome c oxidase subunit 3, protein MGSAVDGDSSAQAAHEDGHGDGNGHSPPAPEDWPRGFGEASWWPLVTAVGIAGLYFGAALVLLSRGQEPLIGQRLPPVVLVGGVTIFLAGLYGWTYHGFVSAYWERARERAGSGIDLRWGMVLFLATDVMTFSAGFVYYFFIRTGSWPPGELPHLLSSLVLVNTAVLIASSVTLHIAHEGIRDGHRRRFLGLLGLTVVLGLVFVGGQLFEYYELLVVEGTGVTDVFGSAFFALTGLHGLHVALGVVILAIVFVRALAGQFDADRHVAVATASMYWHFVDLVWVILVVILYVGSVA, encoded by the coding sequence ATGGGGTCCGCCGTCGACGGCGACTCGAGCGCGCAGGCCGCACACGAAGACGGGCACGGCGACGGAAACGGCCACAGTCCGCCGGCACCCGAAGACTGGCCGCGCGGGTTCGGCGAGGCGAGCTGGTGGCCGCTGGTCACCGCCGTCGGGATCGCCGGACTCTACTTCGGCGCCGCGCTCGTGCTCCTCTCGCGCGGCCAAGAGCCGCTCATCGGGCAACGGCTCCCGCCCGTCGTGCTCGTCGGCGGCGTTACGATCTTTCTCGCCGGACTCTACGGCTGGACGTACCACGGCTTCGTCAGCGCCTACTGGGAGCGGGCCAGAGAACGGGCCGGAAGCGGGATCGATCTGCGCTGGGGCATGGTCCTCTTTCTCGCCACCGACGTCATGACCTTCAGCGCGGGCTTCGTCTACTACTTCTTCATCCGGACGGGCTCGTGGCCGCCGGGCGAGCTTCCCCACTTGCTCTCGTCGCTCGTCCTCGTCAACACCGCCGTCCTGATCGCGAGCAGCGTGACGCTGCACATCGCCCACGAGGGGATCCGCGACGGCCACCGGCGGCGGTTCCTCGGCCTGCTCGGCCTCACCGTGGTGCTCGGACTCGTCTTCGTCGGCGGGCAACTGTTCGAGTACTACGAACTGCTGGTCGTCGAGGGGACCGGCGTCACCGACGTCTTCGGGAGCGCCTTCTTCGCCCTGACGGGGCTGCACGGACTTCACGTCGCGCTGGGCGTCGTGATACTCGCCATCGTGTTCGTCCGCGCGCTCGCCGGGCAATTCGACGCGGATCGACACGTCGCGGTCGCGACGGCGTCGATGTACTGGCACTTCGTCGACCTCGTGTGGGTCATCCTGGTCGTGATCCTGTACGTCGGGTCGGTGGCGTAG
- a CDS encoding heavy metal translocating P-type ATPase, which produces MTECTLCGLPAGDRPVRDDAVEGTFCCRGCLEVHRAVEGAEGQGEPTDPDDAAHSDAIDALEQAGADESLEAVGGDSEMGSGIDEIEDDDLETAFLELEGMHCTTCERFLEAVATGTEGVRGAQASYATEMIRLRYDPDAIDREDLPAAISGVGYRALEPDSDADDAGSGFDLALGEYRTIVAVLLAMPVMAPYLLFVYPTYLGIYPESFLYGSTIRMMVFVPLVVWSTLIVLGLGYPIFRSAAVSLAVRRPNVDVLVSIAVLAAYAYSLAAFAVGSRHLYFDVAVMVLVVVTVGNRLETSVKRRAIDTHAALAAARETTVQVVDEDGSLEDVPREACEPGDRVLVTAGDRIPFDGTVREGTGTVDESFMTGESIPRAASVGDRVVGGAVLTDGTLTVEIDADSSTLDRLVELLWEVQSTESGAQRLVNAFAVAFVPLVVVLAGTAAAFWLFAGHPVSSALLIGLSVLVVSCPCSLGIATPLALAAGSERAAEHGAAVLSANVLERITDSEIVVFDKTGTLTTGEMTVERVVADDSERGQEQVLEYAAAVESRSNHPIATAIVDAAPGDGGDDGALEVTDLEREARAVSGAVDGKRVRVGHPAAFPVSSKSPDESTSDPRAWTVPDRLADAVESARERGCRPIAVGWDGAVRGIVAVRDRPRENWERVVTEVASADEARRVVVLTGDDERATGWLRDHPAVDDVFAGVRPESKEAIVRRLRDEGTTAVIGDGTNDAPALARADMGIALESGTDIAMDAADVVVRDDDLESIPAVFAVSRATRRRIRQNLAWAAGYNLVAIPLAMAGAINPLIAAAMMGASSLIVVYNSGRGAVRGRSAGADERSRQWGPRRSDGARDGRSPDGPRDEAAG; this is translated from the coding sequence ATGACCGAGTGTACCCTCTGCGGATTGCCCGCCGGCGATCGACCGGTCCGCGACGACGCGGTCGAGGGAACGTTTTGTTGCCGGGGCTGTCTCGAGGTACACCGCGCCGTCGAAGGAGCGGAGGGACAGGGTGAGCCAACGGATCCTGACGACGCCGCCCATTCCGACGCGATCGACGCCCTCGAGCAAGCCGGTGCGGACGAGTCGCTCGAGGCGGTCGGGGGCGATTCCGAGATGGGCAGCGGGATCGACGAGATCGAGGACGACGACCTCGAGACCGCGTTCCTCGAACTCGAGGGGATGCACTGCACGACCTGCGAGCGATTTCTCGAGGCCGTCGCGACCGGGACCGAGGGCGTCCGCGGCGCGCAGGCGAGCTACGCCACCGAAATGATCCGGCTGCGGTACGATCCCGACGCGATCGACCGCGAGGACCTGCCGGCAGCGATCAGCGGCGTCGGCTACCGGGCGCTCGAGCCCGATTCCGACGCGGACGACGCGGGGAGCGGCTTCGATCTCGCCCTGGGCGAGTACCGGACGATCGTCGCCGTTCTGCTTGCGATGCCCGTCATGGCGCCGTATCTGCTGTTCGTCTACCCGACCTACCTCGGGATCTACCCGGAGTCGTTCCTCTACGGCTCGACGATCCGGATGATGGTGTTCGTCCCGCTGGTCGTCTGGAGCACCCTCATCGTGCTCGGACTGGGGTATCCGATCTTCAGGAGCGCCGCCGTCAGCCTCGCCGTTCGGCGACCGAACGTCGACGTCCTCGTCTCGATCGCCGTGCTCGCGGCCTACGCCTACTCGCTGGCGGCGTTCGCCGTCGGCTCGCGGCACCTCTACTTCGACGTCGCGGTGATGGTCCTGGTCGTCGTCACCGTCGGCAATCGCCTCGAGACCAGCGTCAAGCGGCGGGCGATCGACACCCACGCGGCGCTGGCCGCGGCCCGGGAGACGACCGTCCAGGTGGTCGATGAGGACGGCTCGCTCGAGGATGTCCCGCGCGAGGCCTGCGAACCCGGCGATCGGGTGCTCGTCACCGCCGGGGATCGGATCCCCTTCGACGGGACGGTCCGCGAGGGGACGGGCACGGTCGACGAGTCGTTCATGACCGGCGAGTCGATCCCGCGGGCGGCGTCGGTCGGCGATCGGGTCGTCGGCGGGGCCGTCCTCACCGACGGCACGTTGACCGTCGAAATCGACGCGGACTCGAGCACCCTGGATCGGCTCGTCGAACTGCTGTGGGAGGTCCAGAGCACCGAGAGCGGCGCCCAGCGGCTCGTCAACGCCTTCGCCGTGGCCTTCGTCCCGTTGGTGGTCGTGCTCGCGGGGACCGCGGCCGCGTTCTGGCTCTTCGCCGGCCACCCGGTGAGTTCGGCGCTGCTGATCGGGCTCTCCGTACTGGTGGTCTCGTGTCCGTGTTCGCTGGGGATCGCGACGCCGCTGGCGCTGGCCGCGGGGAGCGAGCGCGCGGCCGAGCACGGCGCCGCCGTCCTCTCCGCGAACGTCTTAGAGCGGATCACGGATTCGGAGATCGTCGTCTTCGACAAGACCGGGACGCTGACCACCGGCGAGATGACCGTCGAACGCGTCGTCGCGGACGATTCGGAGCGAGGGCAGGAGCAGGTTCTCGAGTACGCGGCGGCCGTCGAATCGCGGTCGAACCACCCGATCGCGACGGCGATCGTCGACGCGGCACCGGGGGACGGTGGGGATGACGGGGCGCTCGAGGTCACTGATCTCGAGCGCGAAGCGCGAGCCGTTTCGGGGGCCGTCGACGGCAAGCGGGTTCGCGTGGGCCACCCGGCGGCGTTCCCTGTTAGCTCAAAATCGCCGGACGAATCCACGAGCGACCCTCGAGCGTGGACGGTTCCCGACCGCCTTGCGGATGCGGTCGAATCCGCTCGAGAGCGGGGCTGTCGACCGATCGCCGTCGGCTGGGACGGCGCCGTCCGCGGGATCGTCGCGGTTCGAGACCGGCCGCGGGAGAACTGGGAGCGCGTCGTCACCGAGGTGGCCAGCGCGGACGAGGCGCGGCGGGTAGTCGTCCTCACCGGCGACGACGAGCGCGCGACGGGGTGGCTCCGAGACCATCCGGCCGTCGACGACGTCTTCGCCGGCGTCCGCCCGGAATCGAAGGAGGCCATCGTCCGCCGGCTTCGCGACGAGGGGACGACGGCGGTGATCGGCGACGGGACCAACGACGCCCCGGCGCTGGCCCGCGCCGACATGGGCATCGCCCTCGAGAGCGGGACCGACATCGCGATGGACGCCGCAGACGTCGTCGTCCGAGACGACGATCTCGAGTCGATCCCCGCGGTGTTCGCGGTGTCCCGCGCGACGCGCCGGCGGATCCGCCAGAACCTCGCGTGGGCGGCCGGCTACAACCTCGTGGCGATTCCGCTGGCGATGGCCGGCGCGATCAACCCGCTGATCGCCGCCGCGATGATGGGCGCGAGCAGCCTCATCGTGGTGTACAATTCGGGCCGCGGGGCGGTTCGCGGTCGCAGCGCCGGGGCAGACGAGCGGTCCCGTCAGTGGGGCCCGCGCCGGAGTGACGGCGCTCGAGACGGTCGATCCCCCGACGGCCCGCGGGACGAGGCGGCCGGGTAA
- a CDS encoding HalOD1 output domain-containing protein, whose product MDGEQSISFSVIAAVAAYEGVEPEEIRAPLHSAVDPEALDTLFQSADGGQGAVSVEFTYNGYRIQVDGPDAITVSEPAREVDPRKEAV is encoded by the coding sequence ATGGATGGGGAGCAATCCATAAGTTTCAGCGTTATCGCAGCAGTCGCAGCGTACGAAGGCGTCGAACCCGAGGAGATCCGAGCGCCGCTACACTCAGCGGTCGATCCGGAGGCCCTCGACACGCTCTTTCAGTCGGCCGACGGCGGACAGGGCGCCGTTTCGGTCGAGTTCACGTACAACGGCTATCGAATTCAGGTCGACGGGCCGGACGCGATCACCGTCAGCGAGCCTGCTCGAGAGGTCGACCCGCGAAAGGAAGCCGTTTGA
- a CDS encoding DUF7091 family protein has product MADRRRLERFLRSKLQEAGEQYEQLRESTDGQLEEAREAYEVAKNARGLPSDEEGRAKIVCRRYAERRAAMLDDQFRPACYEAGHPDCEGCAEDVREGRIETW; this is encoded by the coding sequence ATGGCGGATCGGCGTCGGCTCGAGCGATTCCTCCGATCGAAACTGCAGGAGGCGGGCGAGCAGTACGAACAGCTGCGCGAATCGACCGACGGACAACTCGAGGAGGCCCGCGAGGCCTACGAGGTGGCGAAAAACGCCCGCGGCCTGCCCTCGGACGAGGAGGGCCGGGCGAAGATCGTCTGCCGGCGCTACGCCGAGCGCCGGGCGGCGATGCTCGACGATCAGTTCCGGCCGGCCTGTTACGAAGCGGGCCACCCCGACTGCGAGGGGTGTGCCGAAGACGTCCGCGAGGGACGGATCGAGACCTGGTAA
- a CDS encoding CbaC protein has product MRISKAGLLVVAAIVIPIVVELRTALSWFGIELSVLEGVVLAVAIVLAIVVWAVWPSDGDGNAETDPAGHD; this is encoded by the coding sequence ATGCGCATCTCCAAGGCCGGCCTCCTCGTCGTCGCAGCGATCGTGATCCCGATCGTCGTCGAACTCCGTACCGCGCTCTCGTGGTTCGGAATCGAACTCTCGGTCCTCGAGGGGGTTGTCCTTGCCGTCGCGATCGTCCTCGCGATCGTCGTCTGGGCGGTGTGGCCGTCCGACGGAGACGGTAACGCCGAGACCGACCCCGCGGGTCACGACTAA
- a CDS encoding b(o/a)3-type cytochrome-c oxidase subunit 1 produces MRNAYLDRFPAEAKVIKAAFWSSFLALAVGGLLGLVQALHRTDVLRFIDSADYYTVLTAHGVLLAITFTIFFLVGVFTWAVTTSLDRGVVDTRFTWSWYAMMVVGTVLVGVTIFAGFLEDAPEFLGAPLNADVLFTFYAPLQAHPFFYIGLVLFVVGSWLAGVDWFRTWWAWRAENPDERIPLPTFMVLTTTLFWYICTFGVALSILVFLLPWSMGIVDSVNPLLTRTLFWYFGHAVVYFWLMPAYMMWYIMLPKLSGGKLFSDPLARVVFVLFLLLSTPLGIHHQYLDPGIAEGYKFIAMTNTMFLLLPSLLTAFTVVASMEHGARQRGGEGYLGWLKALPWRDPVFTGMALAGLMFAAAGFSGMINAGMNINYLVHNTWWVVGHFHLTVGTAVALTFMAAAYWFIPQMTGKALWNRSVALGQVLLWFIGMTFMSNAMHRSGLFGMPRRTAEPQYENFAFEPAAGTVGEINAQVALGAVILTLSLGLFLLNMVLTSFNGSSDAIPDNTYAGTLSGPEDAPEILDNLKLWTAIAIVLVIFAYTLPLASIVETGGLFGPGIEGRHLTLVPDTTAVFETVQEVIP; encoded by the coding sequence ATGCGTAACGCCTACCTCGACCGGTTCCCCGCTGAAGCGAAGGTGATCAAGGCCGCGTTCTGGAGTTCGTTCCTCGCGCTGGCCGTCGGCGGCCTGCTCGGCCTCGTGCAGGCGCTCCACCGAACGGACGTCCTCCGGTTTATCGATTCGGCGGACTACTACACCGTGTTGACCGCCCACGGGGTCCTGCTGGCGATCACGTTCACGATCTTCTTCCTCGTGGGCGTTTTCACCTGGGCGGTGACGACCAGCCTCGATCGGGGCGTCGTCGACACCCGATTCACGTGGTCGTGGTACGCCATGATGGTCGTCGGCACGGTGCTGGTCGGCGTCACGATCTTCGCCGGCTTCCTCGAGGACGCGCCGGAATTCCTCGGCGCGCCGTTGAACGCGGACGTGCTCTTTACGTTCTACGCCCCGCTGCAAGCCCACCCGTTCTTCTACATCGGGCTGGTGCTGTTCGTCGTCGGCTCCTGGCTGGCCGGCGTCGACTGGTTCCGGACGTGGTGGGCCTGGCGGGCGGAGAACCCCGACGAGCGGATCCCGCTGCCGACGTTTATGGTGTTGACGACGACGCTGTTCTGGTACATCTGTACGTTCGGCGTCGCCCTGTCGATCCTCGTGTTCCTGCTGCCGTGGTCGATGGGCATCGTCGACTCCGTGAACCCGCTGCTGACCCGGACGCTGTTCTGGTACTTCGGCCACGCCGTCGTCTACTTCTGGCTGATGCCGGCGTACATGATGTGGTACATCATGCTGCCGAAGCTCTCCGGCGGGAAGCTCTTTAGCGACCCGCTCGCGCGCGTCGTCTTCGTGCTGTTCCTGCTGCTCTCGACGCCGCTGGGCATCCACCACCAGTATCTGGACCCCGGCATCGCCGAGGGGTACAAGTTCATCGCGATGACGAACACGATGTTCCTGCTGCTGCCGAGTCTGCTGACGGCCTTCACCGTCGTCGCGAGCATGGAACACGGCGCGCGCCAGCGCGGCGGCGAGGGCTATCTGGGCTGGCTCAAGGCGCTCCCGTGGCGCGATCCGGTCTTTACCGGCATGGCGCTGGCGGGGCTGATGTTCGCCGCGGCCGGTTTCTCCGGCATGATCAACGCGGGGATGAACATCAACTACCTCGTCCACAACACCTGGTGGGTCGTCGGTCACTTCCACCTCACCGTCGGCACCGCGGTCGCGCTGACGTTCATGGCCGCGGCCTACTGGTTCATCCCGCAGATGACCGGCAAGGCGCTGTGGAACCGCTCGGTCGCGCTCGGGCAGGTCCTGCTGTGGTTTATCGGCATGACGTTCATGTCGAACGCGATGCACCGCTCGGGGCTGTTCGGGATGCCCCGCCGGACCGCCGAACCGCAGTACGAGAACTTCGCGTTCGAACCCGCTGCCGGGACCGTCGGCGAAATCAACGCGCAGGTCGCCCTCGGCGCCGTCATCCTGACCCTTTCGCTGGGCCTGTTCCTCCTGAACATGGTCCTGACGTCGTTCAACGGGTCCAGCGACGCGATCCCGGACAACACCTACGCCGGAACGCTCTCGGGTCCCGAGGACGCCCCGGAGATCCTCGACAACCTCAAACTCTGGACCGCCATCGCCATCGTCCTCGTGATCTTCGCGTACACGCTCCCGCTCGCGAGCATCGTCGAGACCGGCGGCCTCTTCGGTCCCGGTATCGAGGGGCGCCACCTCACGCTCGTCCCCGATACCACGGCCGTCTTCGAGACCGTTCAAGAGGTGATACCGTAG
- a CDS encoding cytochrome c oxidase subunit II: MNIHTYEKIWLVAAMVLIVGFIATITYGAVGPGIAMVDDDGGSIDPDAIGDHERFGDTGVEHVGGNEYEVAVVAQAWSYFPDEITVPANSEVTFYVTSRDVTHSFSVVGTNINTMVIPGEVSQMTVEFDEPGEYGILCNEYCGAGHHDMEGKLNVVPEDEFDMTELDVEAADEVAAGNETTINATVSDGLQTDLETTVTLEVGDQQYEEDVAIEGAGSESVEFAVAADELGEGDHDWTVTVDDEEESGTVSVVNGSDDGTGGSDGGDGGDGDA; encoded by the coding sequence ATGAACATCCACACCTACGAGAAGATCTGGCTGGTCGCGGCGATGGTGTTGATCGTCGGCTTCATCGCGACGATCACCTACGGCGCGGTCGGTCCCGGAATCGCGATGGTCGACGACGATGGCGGCTCGATCGACCCCGACGCGATCGGCGACCACGAGCGATTCGGCGACACCGGCGTCGAACACGTCGGCGGCAACGAGTACGAGGTCGCCGTCGTCGCGCAGGCGTGGTCGTATTTCCCCGACGAAATCACCGTGCCGGCAAACAGCGAAGTGACGTTCTACGTGACGAGTCGAGACGTGACTCACAGCTTCTCCGTCGTCGGCACGAACATCAACACGATGGTCATCCCCGGCGAGGTCTCGCAGATGACCGTCGAGTTCGACGAGCCGGGCGAGTACGGCATTCTCTGTAACGAGTACTGCGGCGCAGGTCACCACGACATGGAAGGCAAACTGAACGTCGTTCCCGAGGACGAGTTCGACATGACAGAACTGGACGTCGAGGCCGCCGACGAAGTCGCGGCGGGCAACGAGACGACGATCAACGCGACCGTCAGCGACGGACTGCAGACCGACCTCGAGACGACCGTGACCCTCGAGGTCGGCGACCAGCAGTACGAAGAAGACGTCGCGATCGAAGGTGCCGGCAGCGAGTCCGTCGAGTTCGCGGTCGCCGCCGACGAACTGGGCGAAGGCGACCACGACTGGACGGTGACCGTCGACGACGAGGAGGAAAGCGGCACGGTCTCGGTGGTGAACGGGTCGGACGACGGGACCGGTGGCTCTGACGGCGGCGACGGAGGTGACGGCGATGCGTAA
- a CDS encoding cytochrome-ba3 oxidase subunit: MTLETATPRRVAAVALLAIVPVFVYGSTHSAVAGLVSAINVLLIYGSLYVAFSPVEESQGHEHGHGPAEGNGTTG, from the coding sequence ATGACTCTCGAGACCGCCACGCCGCGACGCGTGGCCGCCGTCGCCTTGCTCGCGATCGTTCCGGTGTTCGTCTACGGGAGCACCCACTCCGCGGTGGCCGGCCTCGTCAGCGCGATCAACGTCCTGCTCATCTACGGATCGCTGTACGTGGCCTTCTCGCCGGTCGAGGAATCACAGGGCCACGAACACGGACACGGACCCGCCGAAGGGAACGGAACCACCGGCTGA
- a CDS encoding heavy metal translocating P-type ATPase, which translates to MSREPDRHSESPARASASAPGSMRDASSRQSNSAADSDSNSDSSAAAEADTAACDLCDLQTPPEPITASDVDGTFCCRGCLEVARALEQHDDAPDESAVRSRAAGDGTDAGGRDLDELDGEDAFLAVEGMHCSTCEAFLETTAEREAGVLGATASYATDTIRIVYDPDRLAADDLPDLVSGYGYTAADRSAVDRDAGDDDGLARLLLGGFFGMMVMVWYVLFLYPTYFGLEPVVAFGGYERAFLSANIWLFTSVILFYTGYPILRGAYVSLRAGQPNMDLLVATAALGSYAYSAVAIVLGAGHLYFDVTVAVVLVVTAGTRYERAVKRRATGLLSDLTERQVDEARLESGETVPLEAVDPGDRLLVRPGERVPLDGEIVEGTAAVDESLVTGESLPVRKAPGDELRGGTVVTDAPIVLAVGDEAESTLDRLVSLLWSIQSSRPGVQRLADKLATVFVPLVVALAVCTTGILLATGSSPSTALLIGLTVVIVSCPCALGLATPLAIAAGVQAAAKRGIVVAAETIFEDAPEVDIVVLDKTGTLTTGRMAVEDVQTVDGVASDELLRRAGAVESLSEHPIAAAVVEAAPGAAADGGTLETESNGEPAASGRTDTETNGGGDTGTGSDDAVAVESFERTDRGVSGVVEGERVVVGHPDFCRERGLSVSDTLESPIDDARAAGRVPVAVGWDGRTRGIIAVGDSEREELDAALETLSAGREVVVLTGDEGAAADRFRAVDGVDDVFAGVPPAAKAETVDRLRTRGTVAMVGDGSNDAPALAAADVGIAMGGGTELATEAADAVIVGDDLEAVAATFDIAAGTHRRIRQNLAWAFCYNGVAIPLAIAGLLNPLFAAVAMAGSSALVVANSARSLGSSE; encoded by the coding sequence ATGAGTCGAGAACCAGACCGTCATTCGGAATCACCCGCCCGCGCGTCCGCATCGGCTCCCGGTTCGATGCGCGACGCCTCGAGTCGACAGTCGAATTCGGCTGCAGATTCGGATTCGAATTCAGACTCTAGCGCAGCCGCCGAAGCGGACACCGCCGCCTGCGACCTCTGTGACCTCCAAACGCCGCCCGAGCCGATCACCGCGTCCGACGTCGACGGCACCTTCTGTTGTCGGGGCTGTCTCGAGGTCGCGCGCGCCCTCGAGCAGCACGACGACGCCCCCGACGAGTCGGCGGTGCGGTCGCGAGCGGCCGGGGACGGGACCGATGCGGGCGGTCGCGACCTCGACGAGCTCGACGGCGAGGACGCCTTCCTCGCGGTCGAGGGCATGCACTGTTCCACCTGCGAGGCGTTCCTCGAGACGACCGCCGAGCGCGAGGCGGGCGTGCTGGGTGCGACGGCGAGCTACGCGACGGACACGATCCGGATCGTCTACGACCCCGATCGGCTCGCGGCCGACGACCTCCCCGACCTCGTCTCGGGCTACGGCTACACCGCGGCCGACCGATCGGCTGTCGACCGCGACGCGGGCGACGACGACGGGCTCGCTCGACTGCTGCTTGGCGGCTTCTTCGGCATGATGGTCATGGTGTGGTACGTCCTCTTTCTCTACCCGACCTACTTCGGCCTCGAGCCGGTCGTCGCCTTCGGCGGCTACGAGCGGGCCTTCCTGTCGGCGAACATCTGGCTGTTCACGTCCGTGATCCTCTTCTACACCGGGTATCCGATCCTCCGGGGCGCGTACGTCAGCCTTCGGGCGGGGCAGCCGAACATGGACCTGCTGGTCGCGACGGCCGCGCTCGGCTCGTACGCCTACAGCGCGGTCGCGATCGTCCTCGGCGCGGGCCACCTCTACTTCGACGTCACCGTCGCCGTCGTCCTCGTCGTCACCGCGGGCACCCGCTACGAGCGGGCGGTCAAACGCCGCGCGACCGGCCTGCTCTCGGATCTCACCGAACGCCAGGTCGACGAAGCCCGCCTCGAGAGCGGCGAGACGGTCCCGCTCGAGGCCGTCGACCCCGGCGACCGACTGCTCGTGCGCCCCGGCGAGCGGGTGCCCCTCGACGGCGAGATCGTCGAGGGGACCGCGGCGGTCGACGAGTCGCTGGTCACCGGCGAGTCCCTGCCCGTTCGGAAGGCCCCCGGAGACGAACTCCGCGGCGGCACCGTCGTCACCGATGCGCCGATCGTCCTCGCGGTCGGCGACGAGGCCGAGAGCACCCTCGACCGGCTCGTCTCGCTGCTCTGGTCGATCCAAAGCTCCCGGCCCGGCGTCCAGCGGCTCGCGGACAAACTGGCGACGGTGTTCGTTCCGCTGGTCGTCGCCCTCGCGGTCTGTACGACCGGTATCCTGCTCGCGACCGGCTCGAGTCCGTCGACCGCCCTCCTGATCGGGTTGACGGTCGTCATCGTCTCCTGTCCCTGCGCGCTCGGGTTGGCGACGCCGCTGGCGATCGCCGCGGGCGTCCAGGCCGCCGCGAAGCGCGGGATCGTCGTCGCCGCGGAGACGATCTTCGAGGACGCTCCGGAGGTCGACATCGTCGTGTTGGACAAGACGGGGACGCTGACGACCGGGCGGATGGCCGTCGAAGACGTCCAGACCGTCGACGGGGTCGCTTCCGACGAACTGCTCCGGCGGGCCGGCGCGGTCGAATCCCTGTCGGAGCACCCGATCGCCGCCGCCGTCGTCGAGGCGGCGCCCGGCGCCGCAGCCGACGGGGGTACGCTCGAGACCGAAAGTAACGGCGAGCCCGCAGCCAGCGGCAGGACCGATACCGAGACCAACGGCGGCGGTGATACCGGGACCGGCAGCGACGATGCCGTCGCCGTCGAATCGTTCGAACGAACCGATCGCGGCGTCAGCGGCGTCGTCGAGGGCGAGCGCGTCGTCGTCGGTCATCCCGACTTCTGTCGCGAGCGCGGGCTGTCGGTTTCCGACACCCTCGAGTCCCCGATCGACGACGCCCGCGCGGCCGGTCGGGTCCCCGTCGCCGTCGGCTGGGACGGCCGAACCCGCGGCATCATCGCGGTCGGCGACTCGGAACGCGAGGAACTCGACGCGGCGCTCGAGACGCTCTCGGCGGGCCGCGAGGTCGTCGTCCTCACCGGCGACGAGGGGGCGGCCGCCGATCGGTTCCGCGCGGTCGACGGCGTCGACGACGTCTTCGCGGGCGTTCCGCCGGCGGCAAAAGCCGAGACCGTCGACCGTCTCCGGACGCGGGGGACGGTCGCGATGGTCGGCGACGGGAGCAACGACGCGCCCGCGCTGGCCGCCGCCGACGTCGGGATCGCCATGGGCGGCGGGACGGAACTCGCGACCGAGGCGGCCGACGCCGTGATC